The Paenibacillus dendritiformis region AACGGAAGCTCCGGATTTGTCCCGCCCTGCATCAAAATTTCCGTACCGCCGACATCGAGCGTTTCCTGTATCTTCTGGAAGATGACTTCGTCCGGAAGCACGTAGCCTTCTTTGGAACCCGGGGCACGGTAGAACGCGCAGAACCGGCAGTACGTATCGCAGATATTCGTATAATTCACATTGCGTCCGATGACGAACGTAGCGATCGGTTCAGGATGCCATTTCAACATGATCTGGTTGGCGACATGCCCGATCTTCTCTACCTGATCGGACGAAAACAACGTCACGCACTCATCCGTGTCGATACGTTCACCGCGCAGCGCTTTATCCAAAATGCGATCAATCGGTGACATCGTCACAGTCACTTCCTCTCTCAATAGTTGCATGCTGTATGAGCGTACATGCAGCACGAAGCGGATGCATCTCGTACGATGCTCCTCTATTCGTAAGTCATTCGATATCAGCTCCTGACATGAAGCCGCTGCCCGTTCGAGCATATGGCCATTCATGTCAATGACTTCATAATCGTACCACAATTATGGGCGAAAAAACAGCACCCTCTCCAGCGAAACCAGGTGCACAACATGGCCGGTTCTCCGCGCTGAAGAGGGCATAATGCCATATATATAAGGAAAAAGGAAGCAGCGAGCGCCCGGCTATTGGCTCAACGCTTGATCCAGATCCTGGAGCAGATCGTCGATATGCTCCAGTCCGACGGAGAACCGCAGGAGCCCGTCCGTGATGCCGCGCTCCAGCCGAACATGTGCCGGCATCGAGGCATGGGACATCATCGCCGGATAGGACAGGATGCTTTCCACCGCGCCGAGGCTGACAGCGACCAGCGGAAGCTTCACCTGGTTCAGCACCCGCTTCGCCCGTTCGCCGGAGCCGACATCGAACGAGACGACCGCACCATAGCCCGCGGACTGCTTCTCATGAACGTAGCGGCGCGGATGATCCGCCAGGCCGGGATAATAGACCTGGGTAATGTCGCTTCGTTCCTGCAGCCAGACCGCCAAGCGGCGGGCGCTCTGCTCGCTGTGGCTCATCCGCGCGCCCAGCGTCTTCATACCGCGCATGAGCAGCCAGCTGTCCTGCACGCCGAGCACCGCGCCAAGCCCGTTCTGAAGCTGCTTGATCCGCGCCCCCAGTTCCTCGGTCGCCGTCACAATCAGGCCGGCCAGCACGTCGCTGTGCCCGCTCAGGAACTTCGTCGCGCTGTGGAGCACAATGTCCACCCCATGGACGATCGGCAACTGATGATATGGGGTCATGAACGTATTGTCCAGCAGCGTCAGCAGCCCGTGCTCCTTCGCCCAGCCGCATACCTCCGCGATGTCGGTAATTTTGAGCGTCGGATTGGACGGCGTCTCCATATAGACGGCCTTCGTATTCGGACGCAGCGCCGCCTTTACCTGATCGATATCGGTCATATCAACGAAGGTTGATTCAATCCGAAGCCGGTTCAGAATGGTCGTCAGCAGACGGTACGTCCCCCCGTATACATCCTCGGTTACGATAATATGATCGCCTGCGGAGAAGAGCAGAAAGGCAGAGGAGATGGCCGCCATCCCTGAAGCGAACGCGTAGCCGTTCGTTCCTCCCTCCAGCAGCGCGATATGATCCTCCAGCGCCTTCCGGGTCGGATTGCCCGAGCGCGAGTAATCGAATTCCGGGGGATCGTAAATATCGTGATGATGGAACGTCGTCGCCTGATAGATCGGGACGCTGGACGCGCCTGTCGTCTTGTCGATTTCCCCGCCGAAATGAATCAGCTTCGTTGTAAAGTCAAGCCCCTGTCCTTGCTTCGAATCCGGCTTCGCTTTGTCTGGTCCGCTCATCCCTGCTCCACCTCCAACCGGGCAGCTTCCAGCGCTTGCGCCAGATCTTCGATGAGGTCGTCGACATGCTCAATGCCGACGGAGAAGCGCAGCAGCCGATCGTCTACCCCGATCCGGTCCCGAATCTCCGCCGGAATATCGGCGTGAGTCTGCACTGCCGGATACGTCATCAGCGACTCGACCCCGCCCAGGCTCTCGGCGAACGCGATCAGCCTCAGATGGCGGAGAATCGGATCGACGTAGCGGGCATTTTTCAAGCGGAAGGAGAAGATGCCGGTGTTGCCGGACGACTGGCGCCGCTGAATCTCGCAGCCCGGATGATCCGCCAGTGCGGGGTAATAGACCGCTTCGACAGCCGGGTGCTCCAGCAGCCATTCCGCGAGGCGGGTCGCGTTGTATTCATGACGCTCCATCCGCAGCGCCAGCGTCTTCATGCCCCGCATCAGCTGATACGAATCCGACGGGCTCAGCACGGCGCCGATCGAGTTGTGGAGGAAAGCCATCTCCTCCGACAGCTCGCGGCCCTTCGTGACGATAAGGCCTGCCAGCACATCGTTGTGGCCGCCGAGATACTTCGTCGCGCTATGTACGACGATATCCGCTCCAAGCTCCAGCGGCCGCTGGAAGAACGGCGTCAGCAGCGTATTGTCCACAATCGTCAGCAGGCCGTGCTTCTTCGCCCAGGCCGCCACCCGCTCGATGTCCGTAATCATCATCAAGGGATTGGTCGGCGTCTCGATGAAGACCGCCTTCGTCTGCGGCGTGCGGGACGACTCCAGCGCATCCAGGTCATTCGTGTCGACATAGGTGGCGGTGACCCCGCAGCGGGACCATATCCGCTCCAGCAGACGGTACGTCCCGCCGTACAGATCGAGCGATACGATCAGATGATCGCCTTGTCCGAACTTGGCGAACACCGTCTGTATCGCGGCCATGCCCGAGCTGCAGGCGAAGCCGGCATCGCCCTGCTCCAGGGCGGCTGCCGCTTCCTCCAGCACGGTACGCGTCGGATTCTTCGTACGGATATAATCGAACCCCGTGCTCTGTCCCAATCTCGGATGACGATAGGCGGTAGCCTGATAAATCGGATAATTAACGGCTCCTGTCGCCGGATCGTGAACCGACCCGATCTGGGCAAGCCGGCTTTCCATGCGGTAATCGGCTTCGTTGCGCTGCACCATTATAAGTTGGCCCCTTCCTTACGCGGTACGGCTTTGCCCAGTTCGTACGGCGTTTCCTGATAGACATAGTAGTTCAGCCAGTTCGAGAACAACAGATTGGCATGGGCGCGCCACGACGAACGCGGCTGGCGTGACGGATCGTTGTTCGGAAAATAATTGACCGGCAGATCCATCTCCATCCCTTTGGCGATATCCCGATCGTACTCCCATTTCAACGTGCAAGGGTCGTACTCGGAATGACCGGTCACGAAAATATGCTTCCCGTCCTGCGTCGCCACGAGATATACGCCCGCCTCTTCTGACTCGGCGAGAATATCCAGCTCAGGGACGCGCTCCACGTCCTCCCGGCGAATCTCCGTATGCCGGGACTGGGGCACGAGGAACACGTCGTCGAAGCCGCGCGTCAGCTTCACATTATCCAAGGTCGTACAGTGCGGATACACGCCGAAAATTTTGCGCTCCAGCGGATATTTCGGAATGCCGTAATGGAAGTACAAGCCAGCTTGGGAAGCCCAGCAAATATGGAACGTGGACGTCACATTGGCGGAAGACCATTCCATAATTCGGCACAGCTCGCTCCAATAGGTCACGTCCTCGAATTCCATCTGCTCTACCGGCGCCCCCGTAATAATCATGCCGTCGAATTGCTGTTCCTCGATTTCATCGAATGTCTTATAGAATGCAGATAAATGTTCAGCGGATGTATTTTTGGACGTGTGCGTCGCTGGATGAAGCAGCGTCACATCCACTTGCAGCGGCGTATTGCCTATGAGGCGCAGCAATTGCGTCTCGGTAGTTTCTTTCGTCGGCATCAGATTCAGAATGACAATTCGCAAAGGACGAATATCCTGGTGATATGCACGGGTTTCGTCCATGACGAATATATTCTCCTGAGACAATATTTCTTTGGCCGGCAAATGATCGGGAATCTTGATCGGCATGACGCTCTCCTCCTTCATGAAATCCATCGTAGATTGGTTGTCGCTTGCGGTATAGGGTACAAAAAAACCTTTCCCGACATTCGAGAAAGGTTATGCACAGCCTACTTCATGCGCCTCTCTCATCTGTCAGCAGCAGTCTTCTGACCGCTACCGCAAGAATTAGCACCGTGCGCGCTGCAGATACGTCCTTGAATGCAAGAACGGCTCTGCACATCTGCCGGTTGCCGGGTTTCATCGGGCTTGTCCCTCCACCTGCTCTTGATAAGATTGCTAACATATCATATTCGATTGCAGTCCCGTTAAGCCGAATGGGACTTGGTAATAATTTAAAGCCAAGTCAAGCAATAAGTCAAGAGGAAAATCACCTTTTGCTCCTTCCGGCATATCGTATTCCATGCACGCCGCAGCAATCCGATTTTTTCTTGAAAAAAGGACGTGCCGAGCGGTATACTAAACAGGTGCCTGAAGGGCACTGTTGTCATAAAGCGTTCGAAGATTATCGTAAATCATTTCAAATTGGGGTGAATTTCGGATGGATGGCGACCCGAGGCAATGCCGAGGTACGAACGGACAACCGAATAAGGCGATTCGGCGGGACACCGTGCAGCTTGACGGCTGTCGCGTTCTGTCATTATGCCCATCCCCGAGCATCATGCGCGGATAACTGCCGTGCCCTGGGGGTAACGGCTCTCATCTGCATCTGCCCTGCACGAATCGTCTGAACAGACGAAGCAAGCTGCCGCATCCAACATGCGGCCGAAGGGGAGAGAGCATTGAAAATCCGTCTAGTAAACGAGGGCGTCTTCACGCCGGTGGATGACATACAGAAGACATTGACTCCACCGGAGAACGGTTTCTACTGGTTAGATGCCGATATGGAAGATCTGGTCGAGCTGCAGCCCTTGTTCTCCATACATGATCTCGCTGTCGAGGACTGTATGAGCGAAGAAGAGCAGCGGCCCAAAATCGAAATCTATGAAAATCATTATTTCATCGTACTGAACAGCATCCGGTTCGACGATGAGGAGATATTCCTGCGGGCCTTAAATATATTTCTCGGCAAGCACTACATCATCACCGTGACGAAGCAGAAAATCAATGAATTGCGCATGGTCAAGCCGATACTGTGGGAGCAGCAGGTGAGCTCGGCCGACCGCATGCTGTATCACTTGATCGATATTCTGGTGGATAACTACTTCTCGGTAGCCGATCGGATCGAAGCCAAGATCGACAACTTGGAGGAAGAACTGATCGTCAGCGCCAAGAAGGCTCATCTGAACGAGATTATCAGTCTTCGCAGCGAGATTCTGTGGCTGAAAAAAGGATTGGCGCCGCAAAAAGAAGTGCTGCTTGTCCTCTACCGGAAAGATCTCCGTCTCATCGAGGACGATCTGCAGAAGTATTTCCGGGATATCTATGAAAATGCGGTCAAAGTCTCCGAGACATTCGAGACGTTCCGTGATCTGATGGGCAACTTGCGGGAATCGTATCAGCTCAGCATCGCCAACCGCGCGAACGACATCATGCGCGTATTTACCGCGATTACGACGATCTTCATGCCGCTGACGCTCATTACCGGCATCTACGGAATGAACTTCGATTATATTCCATTCATGGACTGGGCCTACGGCTCGCTCTATATTATCGGCTTTATGCTCATACTGGGAGCCCTGATGTTCTACCTGTTCCGCAAAAAAGACTGGATCTGAAGAGGTTCCAACAACCGGCCTTATATGAATATGAACGATAGAACCCAAGCCCGCCTCCCGCTCCAAGGGATGCGGGCTTGTTCATGCTTGCCCCGGATTAACCGGCAATCGCTTGCCGCGCCTCCCGGCTCTTCCGTCTGCGGTGCAGAAGCCGGAGGAAGCGGATCCGCTCATAGTTGGTCTGCAGCTCGGAAGACGGCAGCTCCAGTGCTGCTTCGCCGAATGCCTTAATGTAGATCGGCTTGATGTACTCGTCCC contains the following coding sequences:
- a CDS encoding trans-sulfuration enzyme family protein; the encoded protein is MSGPDKAKPDSKQGQGLDFTTKLIHFGGEIDKTTGASSVPIYQATTFHHHDIYDPPEFDYSRSGNPTRKALEDHIALLEGGTNGYAFASGMAAISSAFLLFSAGDHIIVTEDVYGGTYRLLTTILNRLRIESTFVDMTDIDQVKAALRPNTKAVYMETPSNPTLKITDIAEVCGWAKEHGLLTLLDNTFMTPYHQLPIVHGVDIVLHSATKFLSGHSDVLAGLIVTATEELGARIKQLQNGLGAVLGVQDSWLLMRGMKTLGARMSHSEQSARRLAVWLQERSDITQVYYPGLADHPRRYVHEKQSAGYGAVVSFDVGSGERAKRVLNQVKLPLVAVSLGAVESILSYPAMMSHASMPAHVRLERGITDGLLRFSVGLEHIDDLLQDLDQALSQ
- a CDS encoding aminotransferase class V-fold PLP-dependent enzyme, giving the protein MVQRNEADYRMESRLAQIGSVHDPATGAVNYPIYQATAYRHPRLGQSTGFDYIRTKNPTRTVLEEAAAALEQGDAGFACSSGMAAIQTVFAKFGQGDHLIVSLDLYGGTYRLLERIWSRCGVTATYVDTNDLDALESSRTPQTKAVFIETPTNPLMMITDIERVAAWAKKHGLLTIVDNTLLTPFFQRPLELGADIVVHSATKYLGGHNDVLAGLIVTKGRELSEEMAFLHNSIGAVLSPSDSYQLMRGMKTLALRMERHEYNATRLAEWLLEHPAVEAVYYPALADHPGCEIQRRQSSGNTGIFSFRLKNARYVDPILRHLRLIAFAESLGGVESLMTYPAVQTHADIPAEIRDRIGVDDRLLRFSVGIEHVDDLIEDLAQALEAARLEVEQG
- the metA gene encoding homoserine O-acetyltransferase MetA — its product is MPIKIPDHLPAKEILSQENIFVMDETRAYHQDIRPLRIVILNLMPTKETTETQLLRLIGNTPLQVDVTLLHPATHTSKNTSAEHLSAFYKTFDEIEEQQFDGMIITGAPVEQMEFEDVTYWSELCRIMEWSSANVTSTFHICWASQAGLYFHYGIPKYPLERKIFGVYPHCTTLDNVKLTRGFDDVFLVPQSRHTEIRREDVERVPELDILAESEEAGVYLVATQDGKHIFVTGHSEYDPCTLKWEYDRDIAKGMEMDLPVNYFPNNDPSRQPRSSWRAHANLLFSNWLNYYVYQETPYELGKAVPRKEGANL
- the corA gene encoding magnesium/cobalt transporter CorA, which gives rise to MKIRLVNEGVFTPVDDIQKTLTPPENGFYWLDADMEDLVELQPLFSIHDLAVEDCMSEEEQRPKIEIYENHYFIVLNSIRFDDEEIFLRALNIFLGKHYIITVTKQKINELRMVKPILWEQQVSSADRMLYHLIDILVDNYFSVADRIEAKIDNLEEELIVSAKKAHLNEIISLRSEILWLKKGLAPQKEVLLVLYRKDLRLIEDDLQKYFRDIYENAVKVSETFETFRDLMGNLRESYQLSIANRANDIMRVFTAITTIFMPLTLITGIYGMNFDYIPFMDWAYGSLYIIGFMLILGALMFYLFRKKDWI